In a genomic window of Prochlorococcus marinus subsp. marinus str. CCMP1375:
- a CDS encoding peroxiredoxin: MVINYIKNIIFILIFAITITSYPSIVFSNSVPNINEQAPGFELEGYNPERPDKTKWSSNDFKGSWLILYFYPEDATSGCTIEAKGFQRLNKEFLSHKANIVGISKDSKASHKLFCSDQKLDFTLLSDKDSQISKSFGSWQEGFSSRNTFLIDPNGIIKYRWLAVIPIKHAKEVLSVLNRIDQT, from the coding sequence ATGGTTATAAACTATATTAAAAATATAATATTTATATTAATATTTGCAATAACTATCACATCATATCCTTCAATTGTATTTTCAAATAGTGTTCCTAATATTAATGAACAAGCGCCTGGATTTGAATTAGAAGGTTATAACCCTGAAAGGCCTGATAAGACTAAATGGTCTTCAAATGACTTCAAAGGATCATGGCTGATATTGTATTTTTACCCTGAGGATGCCACATCTGGATGTACAATTGAAGCAAAAGGATTTCAAAGATTAAATAAAGAGTTCTTGTCTCATAAAGCTAATATTGTAGGTATTAGTAAAGACTCAAAAGCCAGTCATAAATTATTCTGTAGTGACCAGAAATTAGATTTTACATTATTATCAGATAAGGATAGTCAGATAAGTAAGTCCTTTGGCTCATGGCAAGAAGGTTTTTCAAGTAGAAATACATTCTTAATTGATCCAAATGGAATAATTAAATATCGATGGTTGGCAGTAATTCCAATAAAACATGCTAAGGAAGTACTTAGTGTATTAAACAGAATAGATCAAACGTAA
- a CDS encoding ATP phosphoribosyltransferase regulatory subunit: MPIQPAFGNKDLNPQEVRKNQLISSRLSSIYERWGYEEVSPPKVERLETLTACGGISNKEIVKLVADDPIGLRPDMTASIARAASTRLAYKDRPLRLWTSGTIFKSKEDCDGKFVIEEGLQSGVELIGISDMAAEIELLYLLLDSMNQLEICSNQNPILLIGHQSILKLILSGISNDYKNKIQKYLTNYDLVETEDLDIDIEIKNKLLKVLKIRGNPSDVLDKLVNIYGSNTLFDELRRLFLIIEPISKKYGVSIQLDPTYQPHFKLYNGLIFQLICQTDYAPKVIARGGRYDDLVNSFTTSIENETGAGFSFSIDKIRELKLKVEYDDKKVARTLIAFSKSKRYEDALEKQLEIHRKGSMAMVELKPCDTKKEAEFLVNKRGFDKLVWIS, from the coding sequence ATGCCTATACAACCAGCCTTTGGAAATAAAGACCTTAACCCTCAAGAGGTTAGAAAAAACCAATTAATAAGCTCAAGACTTTCGTCAATATATGAACGCTGGGGGTATGAAGAAGTTAGTCCTCCAAAAGTAGAAAGATTAGAAACTCTTACAGCTTGTGGTGGTATATCAAACAAAGAGATTGTCAAATTGGTTGCAGATGATCCTATTGGATTACGACCAGACATGACAGCCTCAATTGCCCGTGCAGCAAGTACAAGATTAGCTTATAAAGATAGGCCCTTAAGACTATGGACATCAGGAACAATCTTCAAAAGTAAAGAAGATTGTGATGGCAAGTTTGTTATTGAAGAAGGATTACAAAGTGGAGTAGAACTCATTGGCATTTCAGATATGGCAGCTGAGATAGAACTTTTATATTTATTGTTAGATTCAATGAATCAATTGGAAATATGTAGCAATCAAAATCCAATACTTCTGATAGGTCACCAGTCAATTTTAAAATTGATCTTATCTGGTATCAGCAATGATTATAAGAATAAAATACAAAAGTACCTAACAAACTATGATCTAGTAGAAACAGAAGATTTGGATATAGATATTGAGATAAAGAATAAGTTGCTAAAAGTACTGAAAATTAGAGGTAATCCCTCTGATGTATTAGATAAACTCGTAAACATATACGGTAGCAATACTCTATTTGATGAACTCAGAAGGTTATTTTTAATAATAGAGCCTATAAGTAAAAAATATGGCGTAAGTATCCAACTGGATCCTACTTATCAACCACACTTTAAATTATACAATGGTCTGATATTCCAATTAATATGTCAAACTGATTATGCTCCCAAGGTAATAGCTAGAGGGGGTAGATATGATGATTTAGTAAACAGTTTTACAACTTCAATAGAAAACGAGACTGGCGCAGGTTTTTCATTTTCAATAGACAAAATTAGAGAGTTAAAATTAAAGGTTGAATATGATGATAAGAAGGTAGCCAGAACACTTATAGCCTTTAGCAAAAGCAAAAGGTATGAAGATGCCTTGGAAAAACAACTAGAGATTCATAGAAAAGGTTCCATGGCTATGGTTGAATTAAAACCATGTGACACAAAAAAGGAAGCTGAGTTTCTTGTTAATAAAAGAGGTTTTGATAAGCTTGTATGGATATCGTAA
- a CDS encoding DUF2499 domain-containing protein, which produces MHSLSTATWFIHILTLFEWILAIIIIAKLSTQNNSTRKLIWLAFAMLPNLASAMAAITWHIFDNDSGLYGLVYIQALLTFLGNSALAFAAWRIFISEKQSTNIT; this is translated from the coding sequence ATGCATTCACTCTCTACTGCTACTTGGTTCATTCACATACTTACTCTGTTTGAATGGATATTGGCAATAATAATAATTGCTAAATTATCAACACAAAATAATAGTACGAGAAAGCTAATCTGGTTAGCATTTGCCATGCTTCCCAATCTTGCAAGTGCCATGGCAGCTATTACTTGGCATATTTTTGACAACGACAGTGGCTTGTATGGACTAGTTTATATTCAAGCTTTACTAACATTTTTAGGTAACTCAGCACTAGCATTTGCAGCTTGGAGAATATTTATAAGCGAGAAGCAATCAACGAATATCACATGA
- the psaK gene encoding photosystem I reaction center subunit PsaK, with protein sequence MITTLLATAAPEFHWSPKCAAIMILCNVLAYAIARANIAQPNEGFEIPNSKFFGGMSHASVVAANCLGHILGIGSILGLAARGVL encoded by the coding sequence ATGATTACAACGCTATTGGCTACCGCAGCACCAGAATTTCATTGGTCCCCAAAATGTGCGGCAATCATGATCTTATGCAATGTTCTGGCCTACGCAATAGCTAGAGCTAACATTGCCCAGCCTAACGAAGGATTCGAAATACCTAACTCTAAGTTCTTTGGAGGGATGAGCCATGCATCTGTAGTTGCTGCCAATTGTCTAGGACACATACTTGGGATAGGCTCTATTCTTGGATTGGCTGCAAGAGGCGTTCTGTAA
- the dnaK gene encoding molecular chaperone DnaK: MGRIVGIDLGTTNSVIGVLEAGRPFVIANAEGSRTTPSVIGYTKESELVVGQQARRQLVLNPKNTFSNLKRYVGRSWDELEENSLNVAYTIRANNQGCVRVTCPITEREYAPEELIGSIIRKLIDDAEKYLSETIDSAVITVPAYFNDSQRQATKDAALLAGVRVERILNEPTAAALAYGFDKSSSSRVLVFDLGGGTFDISLLRISNGVFDVKATSGDTQLGGNDFDQKIVEWLANDFKKEHNIDLRRDRQSLQRLNEVAEKAKQELSGLNSTPISLPFIATGPNGPLHIETKLDRKTFESLCKDLIDRLLQPVEVALQDSGWTADDINDVVLVGGGTRMPMVQQLVKTIVPVTPSQSVNPDEVVAIGAAVQAGILTGELRDLLLNDVTPLSLGLETIGGLMKVLIPRNTPIPVRQADVFSTSEANQSSVEINVWQGERQLASDNKSLGKFRLSGIPPAPRGVPQVQVAFDIDANGMLQVSATDRTTGRKQSVSINGGSNLNEDEVNNLIEEAKDKADVDRRKRASIDQRNNALTLVAQAERRLRDVSLEFGPYGAERQQRAVEVSLRDVQDFLDSDDLAELDLAVSSLQEALFGLNRRISAEKRTDNNPIQGIKNTFGSLKDELFSDDYWDDDPWDYHPNNNRVGGGRDYGGRNLDRWDNDFYN; encoded by the coding sequence ATGGGGAGGATCGTTGGAATTGATCTTGGAACAACGAACTCCGTTATTGGAGTTTTAGAAGCTGGTAGACCTTTTGTGATAGCTAATGCAGAAGGATCTAGAACAACTCCATCAGTAATTGGATATACAAAAGAATCTGAATTGGTTGTAGGACAGCAAGCAAGAAGACAGCTTGTCCTTAATCCTAAAAATACATTTTCGAATTTAAAAAGATATGTTGGTAGATCATGGGATGAATTAGAAGAAAACAGTCTTAATGTTGCATATACCATTAGAGCTAACAATCAAGGATGCGTAAGAGTTACATGCCCAATTACAGAAAGAGAGTATGCACCAGAAGAATTGATCGGAAGCATTATCAGGAAATTGATAGATGATGCGGAAAAATACTTAAGTGAAACAATAGATTCTGCAGTTATAACAGTCCCTGCTTATTTCAATGATTCTCAGCGACAAGCAACAAAAGATGCTGCTTTGTTGGCTGGAGTAAGAGTTGAACGTATTTTGAATGAACCTACTGCTGCAGCGTTGGCATATGGGTTTGATAAGAGTTCTTCTTCAAGAGTTTTAGTTTTTGATCTGGGAGGTGGCACTTTCGATATTTCCTTACTTAGAATCTCAAACGGAGTTTTTGATGTAAAGGCGACGTCTGGTGATACTCAACTAGGCGGAAATGACTTTGATCAGAAAATAGTAGAATGGTTGGCGAATGATTTTAAAAAAGAGCACAATATAGATTTGAGAAGAGATAGACAATCTCTTCAAAGGCTTAATGAGGTTGCTGAAAAGGCTAAGCAAGAGTTGTCCGGATTAAACTCAACACCAATATCTCTTCCTTTTATAGCAACAGGTCCCAATGGGCCTCTGCATATTGAGACTAAGTTAGATAGAAAAACTTTTGAAAGTCTTTGTAAGGATTTAATTGATCGTTTATTACAGCCAGTTGAGGTAGCTCTTCAAGATTCTGGATGGACTGCAGATGATATTAATGATGTTGTTCTTGTTGGCGGAGGTACCAGAATGCCAATGGTTCAGCAACTTGTAAAGACAATTGTTCCTGTCACGCCCTCACAATCAGTTAATCCAGACGAGGTAGTAGCAATAGGAGCAGCTGTTCAAGCAGGAATACTAACAGGCGAATTAAGAGATTTATTGCTGAATGATGTTACGCCTTTGTCTCTTGGCCTAGAAACAATTGGGGGGCTTATGAAAGTTTTAATCCCTAGGAATACTCCTATACCTGTTAGACAGGCAGATGTATTTAGCACTTCGGAGGCTAATCAATCATCAGTTGAAATTAATGTTTGGCAAGGTGAACGTCAGTTGGCTAGCGATAACAAATCTCTTGGTAAATTTCGTTTATCTGGCATACCACCGGCGCCAAGAGGAGTTCCTCAGGTTCAAGTCGCATTTGATATTGATGCAAATGGAATGTTGCAGGTAAGTGCTACTGATAGAACAACAGGAAGGAAGCAGTCCGTAAGTATTAATGGGGGCTCTAATCTTAATGAAGATGAAGTTAATAATTTGATTGAAGAAGCAAAAGACAAAGCAGATGTCGACAGGAGGAAAAGAGCTTCTATTGATCAAAGAAATAATGCCTTGACTTTAGTTGCTCAAGCAGAACGACGATTGCGGGATGTTTCATTGGAATTTGGTCCATATGGGGCTGAACGTCAACAAAGAGCTGTAGAAGTTTCTCTCAGGGATGTCCAGGATTTCCTTGATAGTGATGATTTGGCAGAATTAGATTTAGCTGTTTCTTCTCTACAAGAAGCGTTGTTTGGTTTAAATCGTCGTATATCAGCAGAAAAACGAACAGATAACAATCCTATTCAAGGAATAAAAAATACTTTTGGTTCACTTAAGGATGAACTCTTTTCCGATGATTATTGGGATGATGATCCTTGGGATTATCATCCTAATAATAATAGAGTTGGAGGAGGTAGAGATTATGGAGGTAGAAATTTAGATAGGTGGGATAATGACTTCTACAACTAA
- a CDS encoding DUF3593 domain-containing protein, with protein MNNFFLLLNSLDPGPIFILSLFPYLVFLYWAQKTSYIPQTALLGFRLTLLFVAMTIIFSIIAKLKYDSELTDVDHLHGLAESFLALSDGLVVLGFFGLMTKTSK; from the coding sequence ATGAATAACTTTTTCTTGCTTTTAAATAGTCTTGATCCTGGTCCGATTTTTATCCTGTCCTTGTTTCCATACCTTGTTTTTCTTTACTGGGCTCAAAAAACTTCTTACATACCCCAAACAGCCTTATTAGGCTTCCGTTTAACTCTTCTTTTTGTTGCTATGACAATAATTTTTTCAATAATTGCCAAATTGAAATATGACTCCGAATTAACAGATGTGGACCATTTGCATGGTTTAGCGGAGTCCTTTCTTGCCCTTAGCGATGGACTAGTAGTGCTTGGTTTCTTTGGATTGATGACCAAAACAAGTAAATAA
- the htpG gene encoding molecular chaperone HtpG yields the protein MTVIEEGQIQIHTENIFPIIKKAVYSDHEIFLRELVSNGVDAISKRRMASIAGDCEPNEEAKIEINIDREKSTITFSDNGIGMSSDEVKKYINQVAFSSAQEFLQKYEKEQEGIIGHFGLGFYSSFMVANKVEIITKSAKEGSTAVKWSCDGSPNFSLTEIEREEAGTDIILYLMQEEIEYIEPARIKTLIKKYCDFMPVDVQFSGESINRRNPPWRTSPQDMQEKDYIELYKYLYPFQGDPLFWIHLNTDYPYNLQGILFFPKISGRADWESGEIKLYSNHVFVSDSVKDVVPRFLLPLRGVIDSTDIPLNVSRSALQSNKKVRSISNFISKKIADKLKVIRNDDSNFYCQIWDSISPFIKIGAMEDEKFAEQVEDLIIFQSIKQERLKDEETITNSDNTVYTIIQEYVNRIQTEENKKIIYCTDEISQANALALWKDLGKEIIIADTVIDSQFIPWIESKLENISFQRVDAEIDEDTSDKSPELKDIDGESKSDILKELIEQSLDNKNITVQVKSLKSNSDVPAMILLPEQMRRINDMGALMDQKLPGLPDNHILLINKNHPMVEGLSKLKASSIIVGTEGKSQNEELIKQIALHLYEMACLGIGGLDPTKNISFQKRSAELVGTLLGKIV from the coding sequence ATGACTGTTATCGAAGAGGGACAAATCCAGATTCATACAGAAAATATATTTCCAATAATAAAAAAAGCTGTATATTCAGATCATGAAATATTTCTCAGAGAGCTAGTAAGCAATGGAGTAGATGCAATTAGCAAAAGAAGAATGGCATCCATTGCAGGAGATTGTGAACCAAATGAAGAAGCGAAAATAGAAATCAATATTGATAGAGAAAAGTCAACAATTACATTCTCAGATAATGGTATCGGGATGTCATCAGATGAAGTAAAAAAATATATTAATCAAGTGGCTTTTTCAAGTGCCCAAGAGTTTCTACAAAAATATGAAAAAGAGCAAGAGGGCATCATTGGGCATTTCGGATTAGGTTTTTACTCAAGTTTTATGGTAGCTAATAAAGTAGAAATAATAACTAAATCTGCTAAGGAAGGAAGCACTGCAGTTAAATGGAGTTGTGATGGGTCCCCTAATTTTAGTCTTACAGAGATAGAAAGAGAAGAAGCAGGCACTGACATTATTTTATATTTAATGCAGGAGGAAATAGAGTACATAGAACCTGCAAGGATCAAAACACTAATCAAGAAATATTGTGATTTTATGCCTGTAGATGTTCAGTTCTCAGGTGAATCAATAAATCGAAGGAACCCACCATGGAGAACTTCACCACAAGATATGCAAGAGAAAGATTATATTGAATTATATAAATATCTTTACCCATTTCAGGGAGATCCTCTTTTTTGGATTCATTTAAATACAGATTATCCATATAATTTACAAGGTATATTGTTCTTTCCTAAAATAAGTGGTAGAGCAGACTGGGAATCAGGTGAGATAAAGTTATATAGCAATCATGTTTTTGTAAGTGACTCTGTAAAAGATGTAGTCCCAAGATTTCTTTTACCTCTAAGAGGTGTAATAGACTCTACAGACATACCACTCAATGTGAGTAGGAGTGCTCTACAGTCTAATAAAAAAGTAAGATCAATTAGTAATTTTATATCTAAGAAAATTGCTGACAAATTAAAGGTTATTAGAAACGATGATAGCAATTTTTATTGCCAAATATGGGATTCTATCTCACCTTTTATTAAGATAGGAGCTATGGAGGATGAGAAATTTGCTGAACAAGTAGAAGATCTAATTATTTTTCAATCAATTAAACAAGAACGACTTAAAGATGAAGAGACTATTACTAATTCTGATAATACTGTCTACACTATTATTCAAGAATATGTAAATAGAATACAAACTGAAGAAAATAAGAAGATTATCTATTGTACTGATGAAATTTCACAAGCAAATGCTCTTGCCCTATGGAAAGACTTGGGCAAAGAAATTATTATTGCAGATACAGTCATTGACTCTCAATTTATTCCTTGGATAGAGTCAAAACTTGAAAATATTTCATTTCAAAGAGTTGATGCAGAAATAGACGAAGATACAAGCGATAAGAGCCCTGAATTAAAAGATATAGATGGTGAAAGCAAGTCAGATATTTTAAAGGAATTAATTGAACAATCTCTAGACAATAAGAACATAACCGTTCAAGTTAAATCATTGAAATCAAATAGTGATGTTCCAGCAATGATTTTATTACCTGAACAAATGAGGCGAATAAATGACATGGGGGCTCTTATGGATCAAAAACTGCCTGGATTGCCTGACAATCATATTCTTTTAATAAACAAAAACCATCCAATGGTTGAAGGTCTTTCAAAGCTAAAAGCTAGTTCAATTATTGTTGGTACAGAAGGTAAATCTCAGAATGAGGAATTGATAAAGCAGATAGCCTTACATCTTTATGAAATGGCATGCTTGGGCATTGGTGGCCTTGATCCTACAAAAAACATAAGTTTCCAAAAAAGAAGTGCAGAACTTGTTGGGACCTTATTAGGAAAGATCGTTTAA
- a CDS encoding indolepyruvate ferredoxin oxidoreductase subunit alpha, whose product MPHSINSEVCEGISECVKACPVDCIKQASGTNKKGTTYYFIDFSTCIDCGVCLSVCPIKNAVVSEERPDLQQI is encoded by the coding sequence ATGCCACATTCTATAAACTCAGAAGTATGCGAAGGAATTTCTGAATGTGTAAAAGCTTGCCCTGTAGATTGCATTAAACAAGCATCAGGAACAAATAAAAAAGGTACAACTTATTATTTCATTGATTTTTCAACATGTATAGATTGTGGAGTGTGCTTATCTGTTTGTCCTATAAAAAATGCTGTCGTATCAGAAGAAAGGCCAGATCTACAGCAAATATAA
- a CDS encoding inositol monophosphatase family protein, which translates to MTLNICDQAVSDSGISQKDLTKLTDLAKSAALQGGEVLMNYYRKINTINNKGLEGDLVTNADIEAENLIVSLLNNKTPEFGIFAEEGGVSGPTDSYVWCIDPLDGTTNYAHGYPFFACSIGLTWNNKPMLGAISIPFIKELYWATPGQGSFCNDQKIEVSTSKVLNESLLVTGFAYDRHSTEDNNYAEFCWLTHRTRGVRRGGAAAVDMAFVASGRIDGYWERGLSKWDIAAGIPLVELAGGLISDYKSNEFDLDRGRILASNPYIQKELLSELKKVSPLETKFFGG; encoded by the coding sequence ATGACTCTCAATATTTGTGATCAAGCCGTATCAGATTCAGGAATTAGCCAAAAGGATTTAACCAAACTTACAGATTTAGCTAAATCGGCAGCATTGCAAGGAGGAGAAGTATTAATGAACTATTACCGAAAGATAAATACGATTAATAACAAAGGTTTAGAAGGAGATCTAGTAACAAACGCAGATATTGAGGCTGAAAATCTGATCGTCTCTTTGCTAAATAATAAAACACCAGAGTTTGGTATCTTTGCTGAAGAAGGAGGTGTTTCAGGCCCAACAGACTCTTATGTCTGGTGTATTGATCCTCTTGATGGAACTACGAATTATGCTCATGGATACCCCTTTTTTGCATGTTCAATTGGTCTGACATGGAACAACAAACCAATGTTAGGTGCTATTTCAATTCCTTTTATAAAAGAATTGTATTGGGCTACTCCAGGTCAAGGCTCCTTTTGCAATGATCAAAAAATTGAGGTTTCTACATCAAAGGTCTTAAATGAATCTTTATTAGTAACCGGTTTTGCATATGACCGACATTCAACAGAAGATAATAATTATGCGGAATTTTGTTGGCTAACCCACAGGACTCGAGGTGTTAGAAGAGGCGGAGCAGCAGCTGTCGACATGGCCTTTGTAGCTTCGGGAAGAATAGATGGCTACTGGGAACGTGGTTTGTCTAAGTGGGATATTGCAGCAGGCATACCTCTAGTTGAATTAGCTGGTGGTTTAATTTCTGACTATAAAAGCAATGAATTTGATCTTGACAGAGGTAGAATATTAGCCTCTAATCCCTATATTCAAAAGGAACTTTTATCTGAGCTTAAAAAAGTAAGTCCATTAGAAACTAAGTTTTTTGGTGGATAA
- the dxs gene encoding 1-deoxy-D-xylulose-5-phosphate synthase, whose protein sequence is MRLSDVSHPNQLHGLTTAQLEDVACQIRERHLQVVSTSGGHLGPGLGVVELTLALYQTLDLDHDKVVWDVGHQAYPHKLLTGRYGDFDSLRQQNGVAGYLKRSESSFDHFGAGHASTSISAALGMALARDRQGKDYKCVAVIGDGALTGGMALEAINHAGHLPSTPFLVVLNDNDMSISPPVGALSTHLNRMRHSAPIQFISDSVQEGVRNIPFIGKEIPQEIKSLTGSVKRLAVPKVGAVFEELGFTYMGPVDGHDIAQMTRTFQAAHRIGGPVLVHVATTKGKGYPYAEADQVGYHAQSAFDLTTGKSIPSKTPKPPSYSKVFGQTLVKICEQNSKVVGITAAMATGTGLDLLQKAIPDQYIDVGIAEQHAVTLAAGMACDGLRPVCAIYSTFLQRAFDQLIHDVGIQNLPVTFVMDRAGIVGADGPTHQGQYDISYLRSIPNFTVMAPKDEAELQRMLVTCLSHDGPTALRIPRGPGEGVTLMEEGWDPLKIGRGEILSEGSDLLIIAYGSMVAPAQKTALCLKESGISATVINARFLRPLDQGLIHPLARRIGKVVTMEEGTLLGGFGSAIVESFADQDIAVSTYRIGIPDKLVHHASPQQSKEELGLTPTAMADNIKKRFGWDNSDSLFVKNSNTSTI, encoded by the coding sequence ATGCGTCTGAGCGATGTTAGCCATCCTAATCAGTTACATGGTTTGACTACAGCTCAACTTGAGGATGTTGCCTGTCAGATTCGAGAAAGGCATCTTCAAGTTGTTTCAACAAGTGGAGGGCATCTTGGACCTGGGTTGGGTGTAGTTGAATTAACACTTGCTTTATATCAAACCTTAGATCTCGATCACGACAAGGTTGTTTGGGATGTAGGACATCAGGCTTATCCTCACAAACTATTGACAGGACGTTATGGCGATTTTGATTCATTAAGACAGCAAAATGGAGTTGCAGGATATTTAAAACGTTCAGAAAGTTCTTTTGATCATTTTGGAGCTGGTCATGCAAGTACTTCTATATCAGCAGCCTTGGGTATGGCTCTAGCTAGAGATAGACAAGGAAAGGATTATAAATGTGTAGCGGTGATAGGTGATGGTGCTCTTACTGGTGGGATGGCTTTAGAAGCAATTAATCACGCAGGCCATCTTCCAAGTACTCCTTTTTTAGTTGTATTAAATGATAATGACATGTCTATTTCGCCTCCTGTTGGGGCCCTTTCAACTCATTTAAATCGAATGAGGCATAGTGCCCCAATTCAATTTATTTCAGATAGCGTTCAGGAAGGAGTCAGAAATATACCTTTTATTGGGAAGGAAATCCCTCAGGAAATAAAATCTCTTACTGGGAGTGTTAAACGTTTAGCAGTTCCCAAAGTTGGAGCAGTTTTTGAGGAATTAGGCTTCACTTATATGGGCCCAGTTGATGGACATGATATAGCTCAAATGACTCGTACTTTTCAAGCAGCTCACAGGATAGGTGGACCAGTATTAGTTCATGTTGCTACCACCAAAGGAAAAGGTTATCCATATGCGGAAGCCGATCAAGTTGGATATCATGCTCAATCGGCATTTGATTTAACAACAGGCAAATCAATTCCTTCAAAAACACCTAAGCCTCCTAGTTATAGCAAAGTGTTTGGGCAAACCCTAGTCAAAATTTGTGAACAAAATAGCAAGGTAGTGGGTATAACAGCAGCCATGGCCACAGGTACAGGACTTGATTTACTTCAAAAGGCTATTCCAGATCAATACATAGATGTAGGGATAGCAGAGCAGCATGCTGTTACTCTTGCTGCAGGTATGGCTTGTGATGGTTTAAGACCAGTATGTGCGATATACAGTACTTTTTTGCAGAGGGCTTTCGACCAACTTATTCATGATGTTGGCATTCAAAATTTGCCAGTAACTTTTGTAATGGATAGAGCGGGAATTGTGGGAGCTGATGGACCTACTCATCAAGGGCAGTATGACATCAGTTATTTAAGATCAATCCCCAATTTCACTGTTATGGCTCCAAAAGATGAGGCAGAGCTCCAGAGAATGTTAGTGACTTGTTTAAGTCACGATGGCCCTACTGCACTTCGTATCCCCCGAGGCCCAGGTGAAGGTGTAACTTTAATGGAAGAAGGTTGGGATCCACTGAAGATCGGTCGAGGAGAAATCCTTTCAGAAGGAAGTGATTTGCTAATAATTGCATATGGTTCCATGGTTGCACCAGCTCAGAAGACGGCATTATGTTTGAAAGAATCTGGTATTTCCGCAACTGTTATAAATGCAAGATTCTTAAGACCCCTTGACCAAGGATTAATACACCCATTAGCCAGAAGAATTGGTAAGGTCGTGACAATGGAGGAAGGTACACTTTTAGGTGGATTTGGTTCTGCAATTGTTGAATCGTTTGCTGACCAAGACATAGCTGTATCGACATATCGTATCGGTATCCCAGATAAATTAGTTCATCATGCTAGTCCGCAACAAAGCAAAGAAGAATTAGGTTTAACTCCTACTGCTATGGCAGATAATATTAAAAAACGTTTTGGTTGGGATAACTCAGATTCTTTATTTGTAAAAAACTCAAATACCAGTACTATTTGA
- the rpmB gene encoding 50S ribosomal protein L28, with product MSRVCELSGTRANNGMAVSHSHIRTKKLQQANLQKRRLWWEEGKKWLNIRVSTSTLKTIQKKGLDSYAKSQGIDLKKL from the coding sequence ATGTCTAGGGTATGTGAGCTATCTGGCACCAGAGCTAACAATGGTATGGCAGTTAGCCATTCACATATTCGTACTAAAAAGCTGCAACAGGCAAATCTTCAAAAAAGACGTTTGTGGTGGGAAGAGGGTAAAAAATGGCTCAATATTAGAGTTTCCACTAGTACTTTAAAAACAATCCAGAAAAAAGGACTAGATTCCTACGCCAAATCTCAAGGCATTGATTTAAAGAAGCTTTGA